DNA from Petroclostridium xylanilyticum:
AAACAACTCGACATACTCAATCAATACTTCAATCGGAAGACCTGCATTCCGCATACATATGATAAACTCGACCCACTTACAGTCTTCTTCAGTATAATCCCTGATTCCGCTTTTATTACGGTTCACACGAGGAATCAGTCCGATGCGTTCATAATAGCGGAGTGTATCCTGTGAAACATTAAATTTTTCACTTACTTCTGCAATCGTCATACAGTTTCACCTCCTGACATCCGATATCATAACACTTGAAGTTAGCTCCAAGTCAAGCTCTCAGAAAAAGAGAAATCCTTACTCACTTTCCAAGTCGACTACATCGATCCGTAAGATAAGCTAAATGACAATTCACCCTGCGAGTCATCCAGCTTTTCCCTAAAATTAATGTTATTTTAAATTGTTATAATTCGCCAAGTTTAAAAATCAAAATTTCCGCTATTTTAAACTTGGCGAATTTCATGGATTGTTTCCTTGATTTATTTTTAATTTTAGACTGAACAATCCATATATTCTTCATCCGTTACGGGTTCTAACCATTCGGCGTCTCCCTTTTGAGGATTTGTTGTTATTCCGATATGTGTAAACCAGCTATCCGGTGTAGCACCATGCCAGTGTTTTACAGCCGGATTGATCTTTACTACATCCCCTGCGTGAAGCACCTGTACAGGCTTGCCTTCTTCCTGATAATATCCTTTGCCGCCTGTAACAAGCAGAATCTGCCCACCTGGATGTTTATGCCAATTATTTCTTGCGCCTGGCTCGAAAGTTACATTGTATATCGGGCAATTAAAGATGCTGTCATTAGAAACCAGCATTTCAAGCCATGCTGTCCCTATAAAATAGTCATTCGTAATTTTTTCACCTTTCGGGAACATTACACTTTCACTTAAATTTTTTGATTTGTTCATGTTTTATTCTCCTTTAAATTAAATTTTTCTTTCTACTGAAATATTGGATGTCATTCCACCTAATTTACTACCGGCTTTACACTTGTAATTTCAAACAAATCTTTAATATTCTTCTTTCTATGCTTGCGTGCAATGACCATGTGGATGCCCTGTTCGGCAAGATTTTTCGTATAAGGCACATGGAAATCATAGAGGAAAGCAGCAACGAATTTAGTTAATTTTTTCAATTGTAACCGTAAAATCACCGCGAATACTTGCAAGCTTTTCTATGCCAGATTCAATCTTACCCAATATAATAAGTCCATTTGCATAACCAAAATCTCTATAAAATATAGCCAAATTTCCCCAAGGAGAGTAATAAGTGAAATCTCCAACTGAAGGATCACTGCCTGGTGGTGCATCTTCTGTAGATAATCTTTTTGCTAAACTACTAATTTTTTCGGTTCCTGCATAATCTTCTAATGTTAATGTTAATGGGAGTAATGTTAAAAAATCCCTGCTTGTTGGATTATCATACATTTTCACAATTACTTCCTCGTTGTTAAAAGTTAATTTTATTCTAACATCTTCCATAGCACCTAAACTTTCCTTGTTATCCTTAGTCTCACTGCTGCTTTCTGTACCTACCGAAGTGCTTTGGTCATTCGATTCATTTAGTGACACAGCTGGTTCCCTTTCAACAGGTTTATTATCCACTATTTCAGTTGGTGGACCTGCAGCCTCAGTTTCTGGCGGCGGGCTTTCGTTTTCTACATCAGCAGATTCGCTCTCAATAGGCATAGTAGGCTGCTGCTCCTGTTTGGAATTGTCGCTTGGACTATCGTTATTACCGCTACAAGCAGCGAGGGTGAAAGCCATCATCAAAGCGATTGCCAAAGATAATATTTTTTTCATCTTGTTTTTCTCCTATAAAAGTTTTGCATCTTTATTGTTAACCAGCAAAGACAGGTCAGTTCATCAATGGAGGCGTAGCCGAGCACATATCTTTAACAGGCTGCCTGTCTTTGCTTGAAAATTTTAATTTTTACTTGTAGGAAGCCTCATAGATGGCAACACAATCCTCAATGCTGAGTTCGCTTCTGTCGCACAGGAACAGTCCACCCATAGTTTCCTTTGCGTTTTTAGCCAGTGTTTCAAATTCTTCCGGCCTGATTCCATAATCGGACATCTTGAGGTCTGCAACTCCGCAATCTTCCTGTAATTTTACTAACATAGTAATAAAGTCCATCGGCTCTTTTGCATCTTCCATTCCCATAGCTTTAGCCATCTGAACAAATCTGTCATCACATACATGCTTGTTAATGAGATGTGTGAAATATGCCTTGCTAATCATAATAAGGCCTGCTCCATGGGGAAGCTCCTGATGGTAGGCCGACATGGCATGTTCCAAGGAATGCTGGCTGGTAACAGCCCCTACACACATCACTACACCGGAAAGCGTATTGCCGAAAGCAACCTTTTCGCGTGCGTCAATGTCATTTCCGTCTTTTACTGCTTTTGGAAGGTTTCGTGCTATATTTTCAATAGCAGTAATTGCATACATATCGCTCATAAGATTGGTGAATTTAGAAACATAGCCTTCTACGCTATGAAACAGCGCATCAAAACCTTGATAAGCAGTATATTTCGGCGGCACAGTAAGCATAAGCTCGGGATCGACAATTGCTAAAACCGGAAACAGCTCGTCAATACCGCCGAACCCTATTTTTTCATGCTTTTCTTCATTCGTAACAACGCCCCATGGATCAACCTCGGAGCCTGAACCTGCTGTAGTAGTAATTGCGATTATAGGGAGCGGTTTATTTTCTATTGGCATTTCTTTTCCGCTTCCACCATGGACATAGTCCCAACAATCACCGTCATTCGTTGCCATAGTTGCAATAGCCTTTGATGCGTCCATAGTACTGCCACCGCCCAATGCAACAATAAAATCGCACTGGTTTTCTTTTGCAAAGGCAGCCCCCGCCATGACCGTTGATTTCAATGGATTTGCTTCTACCTTATCAAACACCACGGATTCTACTCCTGCTAACTGCAATTGTTCTTCTGTTCTTGTAAGATATCCGTTTGCTTTTGCAGATTTTCCCTTTGAAATAACAATCATAGCTTTTTTACCAGGCATTTTTTGTGCATGCAAATTACTTAATTGGCCTGCTCCGAATAAAACTCTTGTAGGTACATACATGTTAAAACTCATATTAAATCCTCCATTTTATAATTAGTATTTCATGACAGAGTTAACTCTAATTAGTATTGTCATAGGATCACCTACACAGAATAGCTTATCACTTGGAGTTAACTCCAAGTCAAGCACTTTTAACAAAAAGGAGTGCAATTTTATTTAACTGCACTCCTTGCCTAAAAATAGTTAATAAGTTCGCAATATTCTACTATCATGCAATAACAAATTATTGTATGATGCATCTGCTGTTTGATACTTTTATCATCTATATATCTCTTTTAACCGGAAATCCATTTTTTATCATCATTTTTTCCTTTCAAAAACCGCTCTTCAAAATCCCAGGAAATCCTTATCCCATGCGGCTTTCGGCACGTTTTATCAGAACTATGCACTCAACGTGGAATGAGCTGCTCGGATTGATGTCTTTGGCTGTTATTTGAACCTTACGTTTGCGGGAACATATCAATGGGTTTTTAGCATTTTTCCCGAAAACGAACGTTCAAGGAAACAAATCGACCGGCGATTGCGCCGGTCTTCTATATACTTCACATTGTATAAAATAAATAGATAATCGTAATTTTTTAATTGATGTATTGGGGATTGCTCATAGAAAACTCAATCTCGCCGCGGGAATTAAAAAGAGTCGCGTCTTTGATACCGTTTGCCTTTAAATGCTTGAATAGGTTTTCCCACTGTAGAGTGCGTATGTCATCACGATTCCCATAATGGTCAATTATTTTATCGGCAAGCCCCGGTATTTTCTTTCCCGATACAGGCATCGTGCAGAACTTTTTGATGGATGGTTGCCAGTCTGCACCATCTTTTGCCTGCTCATATTTTTCTAGCACGTAATTACCGCTATTATCCTTTTTATAAGTAATGGCCGATGGAACGA
Protein-coding regions in this window:
- a CDS encoding iron-containing alcohol dehydrogenase, giving the protein MSFNMYVPTRVLFGAGQLSNLHAQKMPGKKAMIVISKGKSAKANGYLTRTEEQLQLAGVESVVFDKVEANPLKSTVMAGAAFAKENQCDFIVALGGGSTMDASKAIATMATNDGDCWDYVHGGSGKEMPIENKPLPIIAITTTAGSGSEVDPWGVVTNEEKHEKIGFGGIDELFPVLAIVDPELMLTVPPKYTAYQGFDALFHSVEGYVSKFTNLMSDMYAITAIENIARNLPKAVKDGNDIDAREKVAFGNTLSGVVMCVGAVTSQHSLEHAMSAYHQELPHGAGLIMISKAYFTHLINKHVCDDRFVQMAKAMGMEDAKEPMDFITMLVKLQEDCGVADLKMSDYGIRPEEFETLAKNAKETMGGLFLCDRSELSIEDCVAIYEASYK
- a CDS encoding cupin domain-containing protein, whose product is MNKSKNLSESVMFPKGEKITNDYFIGTAWLEMLVSNDSIFNCPIYNVTFEPGARNNWHKHPGGQILLVTGGKGYYQEEGKPVQVLHAGDVVKINPAVKHWHGATPDSWFTHIGITTNPQKGDAEWLEPVTDEEYMDCSV
- a CDS encoding MerR family transcriptional regulator — encoded protein: MTIAEVSEKFNVSQDTLRYYERIGLIPRVNRNKSGIRDYTEEDCKWVEFIICMRNAGLPIEVLIEYVELFQQGDATIEARKELLTEQRKQLIARMEDMQKTLERLNYKIAVYEQIVVEKEKELKRSEN
- a CDS encoding cyclophilin-like fold protein; translation: MKKILSLAIALMMAFTLAACSGNNDSPSDNSKQEQQPTMPIESESADVENESPPPETEAAGPPTEIVDNKPVEREPAVSLNESNDQSTSVGTESSSETKDNKESLGAMEDVRIKLTFNNEEVIVKMYDNPTSRDFLTLLPLTLTLEDYAGTEKISSLAKRLSTEDAPPGSDPSVGDFTYYSPWGNLAIFYRDFGYANGLIILGKIESGIEKLASIRGDFTVTIEKIN